The uncultured Fusobacterium sp. genome has a segment encoding these proteins:
- the tenA gene encoding thiaminase II, protein MQFTDELYLEVKDLWEEFCHHPFVDGIGSGKLEQEKFRFYMVQDYLYLLDYAKVYSLGVIKSDDEDTMAKFATLANGILNTEMSLHRKYMKELGIPKEEVAKAKKSLHNASYTNYMLAVSYNGGIAEIAVSLLSCMWSYEVIGHFLYKKYGLQDNFYRKWIEVYISEDYHNLNNWLLELVNKHTKNITPEQKEKLIEIFVNTSRYEGLFWDMAYSGEM, encoded by the coding sequence ATGCAATTTACTGATGAACTTTATTTAGAAGTAAAGGATCTATGGGAGGAATTCTGCCATCATCCCTTTGTTGACGGAATTGGAAGTGGAAAATTAGAACAGGAAAAATTTAGATTCTACATGGTACAAGATTATCTATATCTTTTAGACTATGCTAAAGTATACTCTCTTGGTGTTATTAAAAGTGATGATGAGGATACTATGGCTAAATTTGCAACTCTTGCTAATGGTATTTTAAATACAGAGATGAGTCTTCATAGAAAATATATGAAAGAATTAGGTATTCCTAAAGAAGAGGTAGCAAAAGCTAAAAAATCTCTTCATAATGCCTCATATACTAACTATATGTTAGCTGTATCATATAACGGTGGAATAGCTGAGATTGCTGTTTCTCTTCTATCTTGTATGTGGAGTTATGAAGTGATTGGACATTTTCTTTATAAAAAATATGGCCTACAAGATAATTTTTATAGAAAATGGATAGAAGTATATATATCCGAAGATTACCATAACTTAAATAATTGGCTTTTAGAGTTAGTTAATAAACATACTAAAAATATTACTCCAGAACAAAAAGAAAAATTGATAGAGATCTTTGTAAATACTAGTAGATATGAGGGATTATTCTGGGATATGGCTTATTCTGGAGAGATGTAA
- the rnmV gene encoding ribonuclease M5 gives MKKIIKEIIVVEGRDDISAVKAAVDAEIIQVNGFAVRKKETIERIRVAENNRGIIILTDPDYAGNEIRKYIHKFFPEAKDAFIRRCEGTKDGDIGVENASPEAIINALEKARCTVTEDLQEHFTMSYLMECGLVGGAEASERREKVGGKLGIGYSNGKQFLSKLNRYGISKEEFEEALKSI, from the coding sequence ATGAAAAAGATAATAAAAGAGATAATAGTTGTAGAGGGGAGAGATGATATTTCTGCTGTAAAAGCAGCTGTAGATGCTGAAATTATTCAAGTAAATGGCTTTGCTGTAAGAAAAAAAGAGACTATTGAAAGAATAAGAGTAGCAGAAAACAACAGAGGTATAATTATTTTAACTGATCCAGATTATGCAGGAAATGAGATTAGAAAATATATACATAAATTTTTCCCAGAAGCTAAAGATGCTTTTATAAGAAGATGTGAAGGAACAAAAGATGGAGATATAGGAGTAGAAAATGCTTCTCCAGAAGCTATAATTAATGCCCTTGAAAAAGCTAGATGCACTGTAACTGAAGATTTACAAGAACACTTTACTATGAGTTATCTTATGGAGTGTGGATTAGTAGGTGGAGCAGAAGCTAGTGAAAGAAGAGAGAAAGTTGGTGGAAAATTAGGAATAGGATATTCTAATGGAAAACAATTTCTTTCTAAATTAAATAGATATGGGATTAGTAAAGAGGAGTTTGAAGAGGCTCTTAAATCTATTTAA
- the asnS gene encoding asparagine--tRNA ligase, producing the protein MEKLTVKSLFRETEKYLDQEVVITGWVKKIRDQKNFGFIEVNDGSFFKGVQVVFDTRLSNFEEISRLSIISSIEVKGKLVKSQGAGQAFEIIADEINVFQKADLSYPLQNKRHTFEYLRTKAHLRPRTNTFAAVFRVRSVVAYAIHKFFQENGFVYVHTPIITGSDCEGAGEMFRVTTLDLNNLPKKEDGTVDNSKDFFGKETNLTVSGQLSGETFCSAFRNIYTFGPTFRAENSNTARHASEFWMIEPEIAFADLEANMELAESMVKYIIKFVMDECPEEMEFFNNFIEKGLFDKLNNVLNSDFGRLTYTEAIDILLKSGKKFDYPVEWGIDLQSEHERYLAEEYFKKPVFLTDYPKDIKAFYMKLNPDGKTVRAMDLLAPGIGEIIGGSQREDSLEILENRITELGMKPEDYEFYLDLRRFGSFPHSGYGLGFERIIMYITGMTNIRDVIPFPRTPNNAEF; encoded by the coding sequence ATGGAAAAACTTACAGTAAAATCTCTATTTAGAGAAACAGAAAAGTACCTAGACCAAGAAGTTGTAATTACAGGTTGGGTAAAGAAAATAAGAGACCAAAAAAACTTCGGATTTATAGAGGTAAATGATGGATCTTTCTTTAAAGGAGTTCAAGTTGTTTTTGATACAAGACTTAGCAATTTTGAAGAGATTTCACGTCTATCTATTATTTCTTCAATAGAAGTAAAAGGTAAATTAGTAAAATCACAAGGAGCAGGACAAGCTTTTGAAATAATTGCTGATGAAATAAATGTATTCCAAAAAGCTGATCTATCTTATCCTTTACAAAATAAAAGACATACTTTTGAATATTTAAGAACAAAAGCTCACTTAAGACCAAGAACAAATACTTTTGCTGCAGTATTTAGAGTGAGATCTGTAGTAGCTTATGCAATTCACAAATTCTTCCAAGAAAATGGATTTGTATATGTTCACACTCCAATCATAACAGGATCTGACTGTGAGGGAGCAGGAGAGATGTTTAGAGTAACAACTCTAGATCTAAATAACCTACCTAAGAAAGAGGATGGAACAGTTGATAACTCTAAAGATTTCTTTGGTAAAGAAACTAACTTAACTGTAAGTGGACAATTAAGTGGAGAAACTTTCTGTTCAGCTTTTAGAAACATCTATACATTTGGACCTACATTTAGAGCAGAGAACTCTAATACAGCTAGACATGCTTCTGAATTCTGGATGATAGAGCCAGAAATAGCTTTTGCTGACTTAGAAGCAAATATGGAATTAGCTGAATCAATGGTTAAATATATAATCAAATTTGTAATGGACGAGTGTCCAGAAGAGATGGAATTTTTCAATAATTTCATAGAAAAAGGATTATTTGATAAATTAAATAATGTATTAAATAGTGACTTTGGAAGATTAACATATACAGAAGCAATAGATATTCTATTAAAATCTGGTAAAAAGTTTGATTATCCAGTTGAGTGGGGAATTGACTTACAAAGTGAACATGAGAGATATTTAGCTGAAGAGTATTTCAAAAAACCTGTATTCTTAACTGATTATCCAAAAGATATAAAAGCTTTCTACATGAAACTTAATCCAGATGGAAAAACTGTAAGAGCTATGGACTTATTAGCACCAGGAATTGGAGAGATAATTGGTGGATCTCAAAGAGAGGATAGTTTAGAAATATTAGAAAATAGAATAACTGAGTTAGGAATGAAACCTGAAGATTATGAATTCTACTTAGATTTAAGAAGATTTGGAAGTTTCCCACATTCAGGTTATGGACTAGGATTTGAAAGAATTATAATGTATATCACAGGAATGACTAATATCCGTGACGTAATTCCATTCCCTAGAACACCAAATAATGCAGAGTTTTAA
- a CDS encoding ABC transporter permease — protein sequence MKKFSPSLISTLVFFILWEILGRYIGMLFILPWPTAILKKIYELREPLFKQHLFATLEVAFISIFISFILGGILAILMDKNEYIEESLYPIIVTTQTIPITALAPIFILWFGYTIWSKILVAVIVTFFPVTITLHEGLKSTNKEYIELFKSMKATEWQIFTKLKVPTTIPYFFSALKMSIPLVLIGAAIGEWLGANAGLGYFSKRMMTQLDGAGVFAPIVLISIIAIIFVKLISIFEKNIRRK from the coding sequence ATGAAAAAATTTTCTCCTTCACTTATATCAACTTTAGTTTTCTTTATTCTTTGGGAAATTTTAGGAAGATATATTGGAATGCTCTTTATACTTCCTTGGCCCACTGCTATTTTGAAAAAGATATATGAATTGAGAGAACCACTTTTTAAACAACATCTTTTTGCAACTTTAGAAGTAGCTTTTATCTCTATTTTTATATCTTTTATTTTAGGGGGAATCTTAGCTATTCTCATGGATAAAAATGAGTATATTGAAGAGAGTTTATATCCCATAATAGTAACTACACAAACAATTCCAATTACAGCTTTAGCACCAATTTTTATTCTTTGGTTTGGATATACAATTTGGAGTAAAATATTAGTTGCTGTTATTGTTACATTTTTTCCTGTAACTATCACTTTACATGAGGGATTAAAATCTACTAATAAAGAGTATATTGAGCTTTTTAAAAGTATGAAAGCTACAGAGTGGCAAATTTTTACTAAATTAAAAGTTCCTACAACTATTCCTTATTTCTTTTCAGCTCTAAAAATGTCTATTCCTTTAGTTTTAATAGGAGCTGCTATTGGAGAGTGGTTAGGAGCAAATGCAGGACTTGGTTATTTCAGTAAAAGAATGATGACCCAACTAGATGGAGCTGGAGTTTTTGCTCCAATTGTTTTAATTTCAATAATTGCAATTATTTTTGTTAAATTAATATCTATTTTTGAAAAAAATATCAGGAGGAAATAA
- a CDS encoding ABC transporter substrate-binding protein codes for MKKIKYILFFLLLLIFTACGGKKEEKLETVDVVLDWYPNAIHCFLYNAIEKGYFEQEGLKVNLHFPSNASDPMALPAAKKADIGIYYLHHLVMARANENIPIKSIGAITQGPLNVVIALKEKGIKRAKDLEGKVIGYSGGPLSEASLKVMVENDGGDPSKVKILDVGFELLTSMITKQVDATIGGLVNHEVPVMKDKGLDVDYFYCTEYGIPNYYEEIFVANDELIEKRKDVYIKFLRAANKGFEDMLNNPDESLDLLLAKQEADQFPLTRNVEKQSIDILLPVMKQKDIPFLHQDSKVWEENINWLYDNKIIERKISPEEMYINLYKEI; via the coding sequence ATGAAAAAAATTAAATATATTTTATTTTTCTTACTACTTTTAATTTTTACTGCTTGTGGTGGTAAAAAAGAGGAAAAGTTAGAAACTGTTGATGTGGTTTTAGATTGGTATCCTAATGCTATCCATTGTTTCTTATATAATGCGATTGAAAAAGGATATTTTGAACAAGAGGGATTAAAAGTAAATCTTCATTTTCCTTCAAATGCTTCTGACCCTATGGCTCTTCCTGCAGCAAAAAAGGCTGATATTGGAATATATTATCTACACCATTTAGTTATGGCTCGTGCAAATGAAAATATTCCTATAAAATCCATTGGAGCTATTACTCAAGGACCTTTAAATGTGGTTATTGCTTTAAAAGAAAAAGGAATTAAAAGAGCTAAAGATTTAGAAGGAAAAGTAATTGGATATTCTGGTGGTCCTTTAAGTGAAGCTTCACTTAAAGTTATGGTTGAAAATGATGGTGGGGATCCTTCTAAAGTTAAAATTTTAGATGTTGGATTTGAACTTCTTACTTCTATGATTACAAAACAGGTTGATGCTACAATTGGAGGTCTTGTAAATCATGAAGTTCCTGTTATGAAAGATAAAGGGCTTGATGTAGATTACTTTTATTGTACAGAGTATGGAATCCCAAATTATTATGAGGAAATTTTTGTAGCTAACGATGAATTAATTGAAAAAAGAAAAGATGTATATATTAAATTTTTAAGAGCTGCAAATAAGGGATTTGAAGATATGTTGAATAATCCTGATGAATCTTTAGATCTTCTTCTAGCTAAACAAGAAGCTGACCAATTTCCTTTAACTAGAAATGTTGAAAAACAAAGTATTGATATTCTATTACCTGTGATGAAACAGAAAGATATCCCATTTTTACATCAAGATTCTAAAGTATGGGAAGAAAATATAAATTGGTTATATGATAATAAAATTATAGAGAGAAAAATATCTCCAGAAGAGATGTATATTAATCTTTATAAAGAGATATAA
- a CDS encoding DUF896 domain-containing protein, with the protein MEMKDIIAKVNYFSKLARERELTEEEKEERQKYRQLYLEQFKAQVRGHLDRIKIVDGEVDNNKKIKII; encoded by the coding sequence ATGGAAATGAAAGATATTATTGCCAAAGTTAATTATTTTTCAAAATTAGCAAGAGAAAGAGAGTTAACTGAGGAAGAAAAAGAAGAGAGACAAAAATATAGACAACTTTATCTAGAGCAATTTAAAGCTCAAGTGAGAGGACATCTTGATAGAATTAAAATTGTAGATGGAGAAGTTGATAATAATAAAAAGATTAAGATAATATAA
- a CDS encoding DUF4163 domain-containing protein, which translates to NNMEGGCIDKYFYIFIIQVVFMISKFLKSLLICSLIIMQIACNKENTVEKLEVTSFDYTSEDNKNYKYDLKIPQIENEKSEDISYFNVTMKEEVRYILENLSNDKNDGKIKEAYISFNNHENSFGILSVSILTNVYTGGAHFINKLESYNINLKDQSMLTFEKIFDEEAIEYFNMKINDIVRNKEKVLNTQNREVLFFDNAEADIRNSVIYFEGDKIVFVFSEYDLSPYSSGMPVFKFNKKDVKKYLNI; encoded by the coding sequence AATAATATGGAAGGAGGTTGTATAGATAAATATTTTTATATATTTATCATACAAGTAGTATTTATGATAAGTAAATTTTTAAAATCTTTATTAATTTGTTCTCTTATAATTATGCAGATAGCTTGTAATAAGGAGAATACAGTTGAAAAACTTGAAGTAACATCTTTTGATTATACAAGTGAGGATAATAAAAATTATAAATATGATTTAAAAATTCCACAGATAGAGAATGAAAAAAGTGAGGATATATCTTATTTTAATGTAACAATGAAAGAGGAAGTAAGATATATTTTAGAAAATTTATCTAATGATAAAAATGATGGGAAAATAAAAGAAGCGTATATCTCATTTAATAATCATGAAAATAGTTTTGGAATTTTATCAGTTTCCATTTTAACAAATGTTTATACAGGGGGAGCTCACTTTATAAATAAGTTAGAAAGTTACAATATTAATTTAAAAGATCAGAGTATGTTAACTTTTGAAAAGATTTTTGATGAAGAGGCAATTGAGTATTTTAATATGAAAATAAATGATATCGTGAGAAATAAAGAAAAAGTTTTAAATACTCAAAATAGAGAGGTATTATTTTTTGATAATGCTGAAGCTGATATAAGAAATTCAGTTATATATTTTGAAGGAGATAAAATAGTTTTCGTATTTTCAGAGTATGATCTTTCACCTTATTCAAGTGGTATGCCAGTTTTCAAATTTAATAAAAAAGATGTAAAAAAATATTTGAATATATAG
- a CDS encoding ABC transporter ATP-binding protein gives MEVLNIKNIFFSYNEKLLLKNISLSLEEGEFLSIVGSSGCGKSTIIKLIAGIEKANSGTIECKSTGYMPQRDLLLPWRNILDNILLPMEINKKNLEEGKKKALEYLKKLKLDEYKNAFPSELSGGMKQRISFLRTLLTEGEILLLDEPFSALDMITKEQLQKWLLEILKKFKKSIIFITHDINEAIFLSDRILVCKNSPLDSFEEFKITPNIKNSPEESMELKNKILKIIKGEER, from the coding sequence ATGGAAGTTTTAAATATAAAAAATATCTTTTTCTCATACAATGAAAAACTTTTATTAAAAAATATATCTCTTTCACTTGAAGAGGGAGAGTTTTTATCTATAGTTGGAAGTAGTGGTTGTGGAAAATCTACTATCATTAAATTAATAGCTGGAATTGAAAAAGCTAACTCTGGTACTATCGAATGTAAATCTACTGGATATATGCCTCAAAGAGATCTACTTCTCCCTTGGAGAAATATTTTAGATAATATTCTACTTCCAATGGAGATTAATAAAAAAAACTTAGAAGAGGGAAAAAAGAAAGCTTTAGAATATCTAAAAAAATTAAAATTAGATGAATATAAAAATGCTTTTCCTAGTGAGCTCTCTGGAGGAATGAAACAGAGAATATCTTTTTTAAGAACCCTTCTTACTGAAGGAGAAATTCTTCTATTAGATGAACCTTTTAGTGCCTTAGATATGATTACTAAAGAGCAACTTCAAAAATGGTTATTAGAGATTTTAAAAAAGTTTAAAAAGAGTATTATATTCATAACTCATGATATCAATGAAGCTATCTTCTTATCTGATAGAATTTTAGTTTGTAAAAACTCTCCTCTTGATAGTTTTGAGGAATTTAAAATCACTCCAAATATTAAAAATTCCCCTGAAGAGAGTATGGAATTAAAAAATAAAATTTTAAAAATTATAAAGGGGGAAGAGAGATGA
- a CDS encoding alpha/beta hydrolase-fold protein, with product MIKFFIILIVLGVIFYIVTYPYSFKLLRKIKRVLTFEEITYIENKDFDYEKISNEDLKTLIVEKRVLNSKKYIDESLEYIVIKNRDEVRENLPCLILLHGLRDCPNDWLERGRIRENYLTLLKNKKIDKMNIILLNSGYEGMGWYTNFYNDLTHQYENCIIKEIIPTLKKEFPNSEFGIAGFSMGGYGAFKLGLKHLDIFKVVGSFSGAISIVRMSVNRRVIRLFNFLYIPKFLFNDVDKLHFLKVFGSWGYKILKEDPYTIIKKLDKSKYKERYFYTSVGEKDVETHLMLQQWLDTVGRMKKHNYNFIGYLCKDETHTWEYVARDLKNFLVYFNEKIQK from the coding sequence ATGATAAAATTTTTTATAATCTTAATAGTTTTAGGAGTAATTTTTTACATAGTAACTTATCCATACTCTTTTAAACTTTTAAGAAAAATAAAAAGAGTTTTAACTTTTGAAGAGATAACTTATATTGAAAATAAAGATTTTGATTATGAGAAGATATCTAATGAAGATTTAAAAACTCTTATAGTGGAGAAAAGAGTTCTAAATTCTAAAAAATATATAGATGAAAGTTTAGAATATATAGTTATAAAAAATAGAGATGAAGTGAGAGAAAACTTACCATGTTTGATCTTACTTCATGGGCTTAGAGATTGCCCTAATGATTGGCTAGAGAGAGGAAGAATAAGAGAAAACTATCTAACTTTATTGAAAAATAAAAAAATTGATAAGATGAATATTATTCTTTTAAACTCTGGGTATGAAGGAATGGGTTGGTACACTAATTTCTATAATGATTTAACTCATCAGTATGAAAATTGTATAATAAAAGAGATAATTCCTACTTTAAAAAAAGAATTTCCAAACTCTGAATTTGGAATAGCTGGTTTTTCTATGGGAGGATATGGAGCCTTTAAATTAGGATTAAAGCACTTAGATATTTTTAAAGTTGTTGGAAGTTTTTCTGGAGCAATTAGTATAGTGAGAATGAGTGTCAATAGGAGAGTTATCAGACTTTTTAACTTTTTGTATATTCCTAAATTTTTATTTAATGATGTGGATAAACTACATTTTTTAAAGGTATTTGGTTCATGGGGATATAAAATTTTAAAAGAAGATCCCTATACAATAATTAAAAAATTAGATAAGAGTAAATATAAAGAGAGATATTTTTATACAAGTGTGGGAGAAAAAGATGTTGAAACTCATTTAATGTTACAGCAGTGGTTAGATACTGTTGGAAGAATGAAAAAACATAATTATAATTTTATAGGTTACTTGTGTAAAGATGAAACTCATACTTGGGAGTATGTAGCAAGAGATTTAAAAAATTTTTTAGTATATTTTAATGAAAAAATTCAAAAATAA